From the Homo sapiens chromosome 1, GRCh38.p14 Primary Assembly genome, one window contains:
- the OR2T29 gene encoding olfactory receptor 2T29, whose translation MANITRMANHTGRLDFILMGLFRQSKHPALLSVVIFVVFLKALSGNAVLILLIHCDAHLHSPMYFFISQLSLMDMAYISVTVPKMLLDQVMGVNKVSAPECGMQMFLYLTLAGSEFFLLATMAYDRYVAICHPLRYPVLMNHRVCLFLASGCWFLGSVDGFMLTPITMSFPFCRSWEIHHFFCEVPAVTILSCSDTSLYETLMYLCCVLMLLIPVTIISSSYLLILLTVHRMNSAEGRKKAFATCSSHLTVVILFYGAAVYTYMLPSSYHTPEKDMMVSVFYTILTPVLNPLIYSLRNKDVMGALKKMLTVRFVL comes from the coding sequence ATGGCCAACATCACCAGGATGGCCAACCACACTGGAAGGTTGGATTTCATCCTCATGGGACTCTTCAGACAATCCAAACATCCAGCTCTACTTAGTGTGgtcatctttgtggttttcctGAAGGCGTTGTCTGGAAATGCTGTCCTGATCCTTCTGATACACTGTGACGCCCACCTCCACAGCCCCATGTACTTTTTCATCAGTCAATTGTCTCTCATGGACATGGCGTACATTTCTGTCACTGTGCCCAAGATGCTCCTGGACCAGGTCATGGGTGTGAATAAGGTCTCAGCCCCTGAGTGTGGGATGCAGATGTTCCTCTATCTGACACTAGCAGGTTCGGAATTTTTCCTTCTAGCCACCATGGCCTATGACCGCTACGTGGCCATCTGCCATCCTCTCCGTTACCCTGTCCTCATGAACCATAGGGTCTGTCTTTTCCTGGCATCGGGCTGCTGGTTCCTGGGCTCAGTGGATGGCTTCATGCTCACTCCCATCACCATGAGCTTCCCCTTCTGCAGATCCTGGGAGATTCATCATTTCTTCTGTGAAGTCCCTGCTGTAACGATCCTGTCCTGCTCAGACACCTCACTCTATGAGACCCTCATGTACCTATGCTGTGTCCTCATGCTCCTCATCCCTGTGACGATCATTTCAAGCTCCTATTTACTCATCCTCCTCACCGTCCACAGGATGAACTCAGCAGAGGGCCGGAAAAAGGCCTTTGCCACCTGCTCCTCCCACCTGACTGTGGTCATCCTCTTCTATGGGGCTGCCGTCTACACCTACATGCTCCCCAGCTCCTACCACACCCCTGAGAAGGACATGATGGTATCTGTCTTCTATACCATCCTCACTCCGGTGCTGAACCCTTTAATCTATAGTCTTAGGAATAAGGATGTCATGGGGGCTCTGAAGAAAATGTTAACTGTGAGATTCGTCCTTTAG